AAATTCTTTGTACAAAGATGGTCTTTTTATACAGGAGCAGTGTGCTTAACTATTATGTTTGTTGCAATAATTCTTACAACAGGAAAGAGCTGGGGTGTAACTTCAACTTTTGCAGATTGGGGAGCTTGGTTATATCAAAGTGTAGGAATAGTTGATGTTTCAGATTGGCCATGGTTTGCAAGTAGAATGAAGAAGATAAATGGTGGCTTTTTAAATGATCCATCTTCCATGAGAAATATAGGAATAATCCTAGGAGCAACTATATCATTGTTATTAGCAGGTAAATTCTCATTTAAGAAAAACTTTAAATTCAGAGATATATTATTTTATGCAATTGGTGGATTGACAATGGGATATGGAGCTAGAGTTGGACTAGGATGTAATGCAGGTGCATTGTATTCAGCAATATGTAACTTCTCCTTATCTGGATGGGTGTTCCTTCCAGCTATGACCGTAGGAGGAATAATAGGAGTTAATTTAGTTAGAAAATTTAACGTTACAATTTAATTAGATATATAAAATAAGTGAATAGTTAAGGATAATTTTTCAAATAAAATGTAGAAAAATATCCATAGCTATTCACTATTTATTATTTCCAAATAGCTGAAAATGGCTAAAAATAGCTTAACCGTCCCCTATAATTTTTTAATTGTAAAATTATCTGCAAGTAGAGTCCAATTTTGTGGGAATGGAAATCCTAAGGCCCAATAACTTATTCCAGCTAAATTATATTCTTTTGCCAAATCAAATTTTGCTTGAGCACTTCGGGGATCTTCAAACCATACCTCATGCATTATACCATTTTCATCTTTATATCTGTAAAATGGAGATTGGGATACTGGATCGTATTGTATTGTAGCGTTATATTTGTTAGCTCTTCTTATGGCTTCTTGAACACTAAAGGTTTGAGCCTCTTGTCCTTGAACATGAGGGAGAACCCAGTCTCGCGCATATATTTGGAAACCAAGATAAATTTTGTTTCTAGGTATTACAGTTACAGCATAATCAAGAACTTCCCTTATCTTATTAATTGGAGAAATTGCCTGAGGTGGTCCTAATCTATATCCCCATTCATAGGTCATTAAAATTACAAAATCTACAATTCTGCCATGGGCTTCGTAATCATGAGCTTCATACAAAAGGCCTGTTTGTTCTCCACTGGTTTTAGGAGCTACAGCTGTAGATACAAAAAATCCTTCTGGATGAAGGCTATCTACTAGGCTTTGAAGAAAATTGTTATAAAGTTCACGATCTTCTGGCAGCACATTTTCAAAGTCTATATTAACACCTTTGTAGTTTTTTTCTTTTAATATATTAAGTATATTTGTAATTAAGTTATTACTTATTTCGGTACTAGAGAGTACAACATGGGAAAGATTTTGTCCTAATTCTGTGGATGTAAAATTAATTATAGACATCATGGGAACTACATTCTTTGAATAAGCTGCATTAATTGCAGGCAAATCATCTATAGGTTCAAGAGAACCATCCTCTTTTACCATATAAGCAAAGGGACTTAAGTAAGTTAGAAAATCACCATCGTCCATAACAATTGGTACAGCATTTTCACCTAAATCATATATATATCCATTTACATAAATATCTGGTCGATCTTTAAGAACACCTGGAATAAACAATTGAAGTCCTGGAGATATATTAGATGGATTTGAAATATTATTTACTTTTAAAATAGCTTCAACAGTAGTATTGTATGTCTGAGCAATTTCCCATAATGTTTCACCTTCACTAACAATATGAAAAACTCCTTGTACAGGCACAATAATAGCTTGACCAAGTTCTAAATCATTTGAATCAGGAAGTTTATTAGCATTTATTGTTTCCTCAAGAGGTACACCATAATAGTTTGATATTTGCCAAAGATTCTCACCAGGCTTTACTATGTGAATAATCATTAAAATCCTCCTATAAAAGTACACACATAATTAGTTTATGAAATGTTTTATAGGTGGTGAAGAAAAAATTAAAAAAATTAAATGGGAATGCTTGCATAATTTTAGAAAATGTATTATAATTGATAATAAGTATTAGTTAATAATAAATAAAAGTAGGTGAACTTATGAAATATTTATTTATACAATATCCTAAATGTAGTACTTGTAAGAAAGCTAAAAAATGGTTACAACATAATAATATTAGTTTTGAAGATAGACACATTGTAGAAGATAATCCTACAAAAGAAGAACTAATACAATGGATTGAAAGAAGTGGTCTTCCAATTAAAAAGTTTTTTAATACAAGTGGAGTTTTTTATAGAGAAATGAATTTAAAAGATAAAGTTAAAACAGCGGAATTTGAAGAATTGGTTGATATATTATCAACTAATGGAATGTTAATTAAAAGACCATTGGTTGTAGCCGATGACTTTGTATTAGCAGGATTTAAAGAAGAGCAGTGGAAGGAGAAATTACTGTAGATATGAATTATTTTTGCCAAATTTGGTAAGACTTTATAGTGTTAATATATTAAAAATTTAAATATTATA
This window of the Clostridium cochlearium genome carries:
- a CDS encoding arsenate reductase family protein, which gives rise to MKYLFIQYPKCSTCKKAKKWLQHNNISFEDRHIVEDNPTKEELIQWIERSGLPIKKFFNTSGVFYREMNLKDKVKTAEFEELVDILSTNGMLIKRPLVVADDFVLAGFKEEQWKEKLL
- a CDS encoding glycosyl hydrolase family 18 protein encodes the protein MIIHIVKPGENLWQISNYYGVPLEETINANKLPDSNDLELGQAIIVPVQGVFHIVSEGETLWEIAQTYNTTVEAILKVNNISNPSNISPGLQLFIPGVLKDRPDIYVNGYIYDLGENAVPIVMDDGDFLTYLSPFAYMVKEDGSLEPIDDLPAINAAYSKNVVPMMSIINFTSTELGQNLSHVVLSSTEISNNLITNILNILKEKNYKGVNIDFENVLPEDRELYNNFLQSLVDSLHPEGFFVSTAVAPKTSGEQTGLLYEAHDYEAHGRIVDFVILMTYEWGYRLGPPQAISPINKIREVLDYAVTVIPRNKIYLGFQIYARDWVLPHVQGQEAQTFSVQEAIRRANKYNATIQYDPVSQSPFYRYKDENGIMHEVWFEDPRSAQAKFDLAKEYNLAGISYWALGFPFPQNWTLLADNFTIKKL